One Diabrotica virgifera virgifera chromosome 3, PGI_DIABVI_V3a genomic window carries:
- the LOC114325570 gene encoding sodium-dependent nutrient amino acid transporter 1, producing MVRVEGQSQDSIIMDKDFPVGLENLGFQKEPSDYEKERNGDLTAVTVTTNEEAKERSQWGNSTEFLMSCIAMSVGLGNIWRFPFIANKNGGGAFLIPYLIILTFIGRPMYYMEMALGQFSNRGSIKMYTKLSPVLKGIGYGQVVGSFCVASYYCIIMAITLVYLFNSFTSNFPWATCQESWQEYLDSRNLTCLDQSNTSITGVETISSSEMYFRREVLKEVDDISDGIGLPDWKLAILVLVTWLITYLVSVRGVKSSGKASYFLAIFPYVVMFILFIRAATLKGATEGMLYFIKADFTKLLDAEVWYAAVTQCFFSLGVGFGSIITLSSYNKFDHNINRDALVVTTLDTFTSLLSGFTIFGILGNLAHEMNVPPSEVISAGGGTGLAFISYPDALSKFTFVPWLFSITFFFMLFVLGVGSLVATHATLNTAIKDAFNIADWKIAAFTSMVLFLVGMIYITPGGQYILDLVDHFGGTFVIFVCAILEVFAITFLYGVENFCIDLEFMTKKKVGVYWRISWGVVMPLLLIVIFIYFVSTLKPLVYGIYSLYYPTELTILGWSIIGIVIVQLFVWLLYFLGKNGHCSITKMFRDTFSTETWGPEDPKAKEDWKKFRENRISERGLYSYPWLKRKMKILTGR from the exons GTGGGGCTGGAAAATTTAGGGTTCCAAAAGGAACCTTCCGATTATGAAAAAGAACGCAATGGAGATTTAACTGCTGTAACA gttacaacaaacgaagaagCAAAGGAAAGATCTCAATGGGGCAACAGTACGGAGTTTTTGATGTCCTGTATCGCTATGTCGGTTGGATTGGGAAATATTTGGCGGTTTCCTTTTATCGCTAACAAAAATGGTGGAGGAGCTTTCCTTATACCGTATCTGATCATCCTAACGTTTATCGGGAGACCGATGTATTACATGGAGATGGCACTAGGGCAGTTTTCAAATAGAGGATCCATTAAGATGTATACGAAACTATCGCCTGTACTTAAAG GCATCGGTTACGGACAAGTTGTAGGAAGTTTTTGTGTAGCCTCGTACTACTGCATCATCATGGCCATAACATTGGTctacttatttaattcatttacaTCCAATTTTCCATGGGCAACATGTCAAGAAAGCTGGCAGGAGTATTTAGACTCAAGAAATTTGACCTGTTTGGATCAATCCAATACTTCAATAACGGGGGTTGAAACAATAAGTTCGTCCGAAATGTATTTCAG GAGAGAAGTTTTAAAAGAAGTTGACGATATTAGCGACGGAATCGGATTACCAGACTGGAAACTGGCGATTCTTGTACTAGTCACTTGGCTAATAACATACCTGGTATCTGTTAGAGGTGTGAAAAGTTCCGGAAAGGCTTCGTACTTCCTTGCTATCTTTCCGTATGTGGTTATGTTCATACTGTTTATCAGAGCTGCCACATTGAAAGGTGCTACAGAAGGAATGCTCTATTTTATAAAGGCTGATTTCACCAAATTATTGGACGCAGAg GTTTGGTATGCAGCAGTCACTCAATGCTTCTTTTCCCTTGGAGTTGGGTTTGGTTCAATTATTACTCTTTCTTCGTACAACAAATTTGACCATAACATTAACAG ggATGCTCTCGTGGTTACAACGTTGGATACATTTACATCCCTTTTGTCTGGATTTACCATTTTCGGTATTCTGGGAAACCTAGCACATGAAATGAATGTACCACCCAGTGAAGTCATTTCAGCTGGTGGAGGTACTGGACTGGCGTTTATATCATATCCAGATGCTCTTTCTAAATTTACCTTTGTCCCTTGG TTGTTTTCCATTACGTTCTTCTTCATGTTATTTGTTCTTGGAGTAGGAAGTTTAGTGGCTACTCACGCAACTCTAAATACTGCCATTAAAGATGCATTTAATATAGCAGACTGGAAAATAGCTGCCTTCACATCCATGGTTCTCTTCTTGGTTGGAATGATTTATATAACGCCA gGTGGGCAGTATATTTTGGATTTGGTGGACCACTTTGGAGGAACCTTTGTAATATTTGTGTGTGCCATTTTGGAAGTATTCGCCATTACTTTTCTGTATG gaGTAGAAAACTTCTGCATCGATTTGGAATTTATGACGAAGAAAAAAGTAGGGGTATATTGGAGGATTTCTTGGGGAGTAGTAATGCCCTTGTTACTGATTGTTATCTTCATTTATTTCGTATCCACATTGAAACCGCTGGTTTATGGAATATACAGTTTATATTACCCTACTGAATTGACAA tATTGGGTTGGAGCATTATTGGTATAGTCATAGTTCAACTGTTTGTATGGTTACTTTATTTCCTGGGTAAAAATGGACACTGCTCCATTACAAAA ATGTTCAGAGACACATTCTCAACTGAGACGTGGGGTCCAGAAGATCCAAAAGCAAAAGAAGACTGGAAGAAATTTAGGGAAAACCGAATCAGCGAAAGGGGACTTTATTCGTATCCGTGGCTCAAacgaaaaatgaaaattttaacaGGAAGATAA